The Stenotrophomonas rhizophila genome has a window encoding:
- a CDS encoding AAA family ATPase, which translates to MKIKRFVAPDMRSAMNLVRKEHGPDAVILSNRRIEEGVEIVAAANYDEGAVQRALEAARKDVAPPPPAPRPRNAADAVIAAVTRRKAPAAAPEPVAATTSAVAALARAAVGATGRTLDSANEIVPPPGSSGFAATLARANVQPATHLPEQIFAPFNVEQAAAAERTVVAPVADAAPVAVEAPVRAAAPAPANRARFIIDPPLDEAPLFEMHAPAGRTSIPPQLPQMPAQQMQRAPLEAPAAPLWETVPVVPAAASPAIQIDDSAVFAAPAPVVVDAIAAPVAAMTVAAPVEPSLQAANEPTVPAEVITAPVPAVAAPVTLVRDDEELRQLRNEVAGMRTVIEREMNRFTDERLRGSAVRAAALDLMDEYGFDAGICRDVALQIPLDTEAHRGRGLMLGLLSKKLPIAPVDPLEAGGVIALVGPTGAGKTTTIAKLASRFAEAHAARDVALVTTDTARIGAREQLYGFGRQLGIAVHEANSGSDLAQLLERLKDYKLVLIDTAGLGPRDRALAAQLQWLRAAPQIRTLLVLPANTSFGDMDEVVRRFSGANPQGVVLSKLDETGRFGTALSVAVDHRLPITWVTDGQDVPEDLHRASAANLVLRLEDLRRAADMPCNPELNHAVA; encoded by the coding sequence ATGAAAATCAAACGCTTCGTCGCTCCCGATATGCGCTCTGCCATGAACCTGGTGCGCAAGGAACACGGTCCGGATGCCGTGATCCTGTCCAATCGCCGGATCGAGGAAGGCGTGGAAATCGTGGCCGCGGCGAACTATGACGAAGGCGCGGTGCAGCGTGCACTGGAAGCGGCGCGCAAGGACGTGGCGCCGCCGCCGCCGGCCCCGCGCCCGCGCAACGCCGCCGATGCGGTGATCGCCGCGGTGACCCGCCGCAAGGCACCGGCCGCCGCGCCGGAACCGGTGGCGGCCACCACCTCGGCCGTGGCCGCCCTCGCCCGCGCCGCCGTCGGCGCGACCGGCCGCACCCTGGACAGCGCCAACGAAATCGTGCCGCCGCCGGGCAGCAGCGGCTTTGCCGCCACCCTGGCCCGCGCCAACGTGCAGCCGGCCACCCATCTGCCGGAACAGATCTTCGCCCCGTTCAATGTTGAGCAGGCTGCCGCCGCCGAACGCACCGTGGTCGCGCCGGTCGCCGACGCCGCACCGGTGGCAGTGGAAGCACCGGTCCGCGCCGCTGCGCCGGCCCCGGCCAACCGCGCCCGCTTCATCATCGACCCGCCGCTGGACGAAGCACCGCTGTTCGAGATGCACGCTCCGGCAGGCCGCACCAGCATCCCGCCGCAGCTGCCGCAGATGCCGGCGCAGCAGATGCAGCGGGCTCCCCTTGAGGCCCCGGCGGCGCCGCTGTGGGAAACCGTGCCGGTGGTCCCGGCCGCGGCCAGCCCGGCCATCCAGATCGACGATTCGGCGGTGTTTGCCGCGCCCGCTCCGGTGGTTGTGGACGCCATCGCCGCGCCGGTCGCCGCCATGACCGTTGCTGCACCGGTCGAGCCGTCGCTGCAGGCCGCCAACGAACCGACGGTGCCGGCCGAGGTCATCACCGCCCCGGTGCCTGCCGTCGCCGCCCCGGTCACCCTGGTCCGCGACGATGAGGAACTGCGCCAGCTGCGGAATGAAGTGGCCGGCATGCGCACCGTCATCGAGCGCGAAATGAACCGCTTCACCGACGAGCGCCTGCGCGGCTCGGCGGTGCGTGCCGCCGCGCTGGACCTGATGGACGAATACGGTTTCGACGCCGGCATCTGCCGCGATGTGGCCCTGCAGATCCCGCTGGACACCGAAGCCCACCGTGGCCGTGGCCTGATGCTGGGGCTGCTGTCCAAGAAGCTGCCGATCGCCCCGGTCGACCCGCTGGAGGCCGGCGGCGTGATCGCCCTGGTCGGTCCCACCGGTGCCGGCAAGACCACCACCATCGCCAAGCTGGCCTCGCGCTTCGCCGAAGCCCACGCCGCCCGCGACGTGGCCCTGGTCACCACCGATACCGCCCGCATCGGCGCCCGCGAACAGCTGTACGGCTTCGGCCGCCAGCTCGGCATCGCCGTGCATGAAGCCAACAGTGGCAGCGACCTGGCCCAGCTGCTGGAGCGCCTGAAGGACTACAAGCTGGTGCTGATCGACACCGCCGGCCTGGGCCCGCGTGACCGCGCCCTGGCCGCCCAGCTGCAGTGGCTCCGCGCCGCCCCGCAGATCCGCACGCTGCTGGTGCTGCCGGCCAACACCAGCTTCGGCGACATGGACGAGGTGGTCCGCCGCTTCAGCGGCGCCAACCCGCAGGGCGTGGTGCTGAGCAAGCTGGACGAGACCGGCCGCTTCGGTACCGCGCTGTCGGTGGCCGTCGACCACCGCCTGCCGATCACCTGGGTCACCGACGGGCAGGACGTTCCCGAAGACCTGCACCGGGCCAGTGCAGCCAATCTTGTACTTCGCCTTGAAGATTTGCGCCGCGCGGCCGATATGCCCTGCAACCCGGAGTTGAACCATGCCGTCGCGTGA
- the flhA gene encoding flagellar biosynthesis protein FlhA, giving the protein MSAQPAGMNTRRALDMIRQGLGAPLIVLALLAMVVVPLAAPVLDALFTFNIAISLMVLLAVVYVKRPLDFTIFPIVLLITTMLRLALNVASTRVILLNGQNGHEAAGKVIAAFGEFVIGGNYAVGIVVFAILTIINFVVITKGAGRVSEVTARFILDAMPGKQMAIDADLNAGLLTREEAKLRREEVREEADFYGAMDGASKFIRGDAIAGILILFINMIGGLAVGVLQHGMPFGEAAATYTLLSIGDGLVAQLPALLVSSAVAMLVTRASRSQDMAQAMMGQVFGQHRALTIAAAILGLVGLVPGMPNVAFLTLAAILGFIAWKLWQKSQAAERAAAAPAAGPTNALGLPGAAPSPTAELTWDELRPVDPLGLEVGYRLIPLVDKNQGGELMARIKGVRRKLTHDIGFLIPSVHIRDNLELGASAYRLLIHGVPVATAEIHPDRELALDPGSALGALEGIAGKDPAFGLDATWIQPHQRAHAESMGYTVVDPATVVATHLSHLIREHAPELLGHEEVQQLLANLAKSAPKLVEDLTPKALPLSVVVRVLQNLLIERIPVRQLRKIAESLVENAPMSQDPGVLTAAVRNALGRFIVQEIAGMSAELPVFTLNPQLERVLQESTQGNGAALEPGLAERLHQSLAECVSKQEAKNEPAVVLVPGPVRAALARLVRHSVPSLSVLAYSEVPEDKRLKLVGTIS; this is encoded by the coding sequence ATGAGCGCCCAGCCCGCCGGCATGAACACCCGCCGCGCCCTGGACATGATCCGCCAGGGCCTTGGCGCCCCGCTGATCGTGCTGGCCCTGCTGGCCATGGTGGTGGTGCCGCTGGCCGCCCCGGTGCTCGATGCGCTGTTCACCTTCAACATCGCCATCTCGCTGATGGTGCTGCTGGCGGTGGTGTACGTGAAGCGCCCGCTGGATTTCACCATCTTCCCGATCGTGCTGCTGATCACCACCATGCTGCGGCTGGCGCTGAACGTGGCCTCCACCCGCGTGATCCTGCTCAACGGCCAGAACGGCCATGAAGCGGCCGGCAAGGTGATCGCCGCATTCGGCGAATTCGTCATCGGCGGCAACTACGCCGTGGGCATCGTGGTCTTCGCGATCCTGACCATCATCAATTTCGTGGTGATCACCAAGGGTGCCGGCCGCGTGTCCGAAGTGACCGCGCGCTTCATCCTGGACGCCATGCCCGGCAAGCAGATGGCGATCGACGCCGACCTCAACGCCGGTTTGCTGACGCGTGAAGAAGCCAAGCTGCGCCGTGAAGAAGTCCGCGAGGAAGCCGACTTCTACGGCGCCATGGACGGTGCCAGCAAGTTCATCCGCGGCGATGCCATCGCCGGCATCCTCATTCTTTTCATCAACATGATCGGCGGCCTGGCCGTTGGCGTGCTCCAGCACGGCATGCCGTTCGGCGAAGCCGCAGCCACCTACACCCTGCTGTCGATCGGTGACGGGCTGGTGGCGCAGCTGCCGGCACTGCTGGTGTCCTCGGCCGTGGCCATGCTGGTCACCCGCGCCTCGCGCTCGCAGGACATGGCCCAGGCCATGATGGGCCAGGTGTTCGGCCAGCACCGCGCACTGACCATCGCCGCGGCGATCCTGGGCCTGGTCGGCCTGGTCCCGGGCATGCCCAACGTCGCCTTCTTGACGCTGGCTGCCATCCTCGGCTTCATCGCCTGGAAGCTCTGGCAGAAGAGCCAGGCGGCCGAGCGCGCCGCCGCCGCGCCTGCGGCCGGCCCGACCAATGCGCTGGGCCTGCCCGGCGCAGCGCCCTCGCCCACCGCCGAACTGACCTGGGACGAACTGCGCCCGGTCGATCCGCTGGGCCTGGAAGTGGGCTACCGGCTGATCCCGCTGGTGGACAAGAACCAGGGCGGCGAACTGATGGCGCGCATCAAGGGCGTGCGCCGCAAGCTCACCCACGACATCGGCTTCCTGATCCCGTCCGTGCACATCCGCGACAACCTGGAACTGGGCGCCAGCGCCTACCGGCTGCTGATCCACGGCGTGCCGGTGGCCACCGCCGAAATCCACCCCGACCGCGAACTGGCCCTGGACCCGGGCAGCGCGCTCGGCGCGCTGGAAGGTATCGCCGGCAAGGACCCCGCATTCGGCCTGGATGCCACCTGGATCCAGCCGCACCAGCGCGCCCACGCCGAATCGATGGGCTACACCGTGGTCGACCCGGCCACTGTGGTCGCCACCCACCTCTCGCACCTGATCCGCGAACACGCCCCGGAGCTGCTCGGCCACGAAGAGGTGCAGCAGCTGCTGGCCAACCTGGCCAAGAGCGCCCCGAAGCTGGTCGAGGACCTCACCCCGAAGGCATTGCCGCTGTCGGTGGTGGTGCGGGTGCTGCAGAACCTGCTGATCGAACGCATCCCGGTGCGCCAGCTGCGCAAGATCGCCGAATCGCTGGTGGAGAACGCGCCGATGAGCCAGGACCCCGGCGTACTGACGGCCGCCGTGCGCAACGCGCTGGGCCGTTTCATCGTCCAGGAGATCGCCGGCATGTCCGCCGAGCTGCCGGTGTTCACCCTCAACCCGCAACTGGAACGCGTCTTGCAGGAGTCCACTCAGGGCAACGGCGCCGCGCTGGAACCCGGACTCGCTGAGCGACTGCACCAGAGCCTGGCCGAATGTGTCAGCAAGCAGGAAGCGAAGAACGAGCCCGCGGTGGTGTTGGTGCCCGGTCCGGTACGTGCCGCGCTGGCACGGCTGGTACGCCACAGCGTTCCGTCGCTGTCCGTGCTGGCCTACAGCGAGGTCCCCGAGGACAAGCGGCTGAAGCTGGTCGGCACGATCAGCTGA